One window of Anaerolineales bacterium genomic DNA carries:
- a CDS encoding ABC transporter ATP-binding protein: MTNVLELRGITKRFPGVLANDKIDISLREGKILALLGENGAGKSTLMNILYGLYKPDEGKIIVRGKEVEINEPNDAIAQGIGMVHQHFMLVPVMTVTENVMLGVEPVRNGVFLDREKVAKRIQEISNQYGLEVDPHAYIKDLPVGIQQRVEIIKVLYRAADILILDEPTAVLTPQEVEGLFKIIQTLIKAGKSIIFITHKLKEVLAIADDITVLRLGTVAGSIKPQDATSEVLATMMVGRDVSLVVQKGPAKPAEPVLVVENLYVRNERQHLTVQGVSFNVRKGEVLGVAGVQGNGQTELVYALTGLLPLESGTIRLLDEPIHHTTPRNILERGVSHIPEDRQRHGLILSFPIHDNLMLCTYYKNPFAKGISLQPTSIFNNAEELVKQFDVRTPSIYVNAGTLSGGNQQKVIVAREFSRPVDLLIASQPTRGLDVGSIEYIHKQIIKKRDDGSGVLLVSSELDEILALSDRIAVMYKGQIMDILDAGSASREQLGLLMAGVHPAETSKN, from the coding sequence ATGACGAACGTTCTCGAATTGCGCGGCATCACCAAACGATTCCCAGGCGTATTGGCGAACGACAAGATCGATATCAGCCTGCGGGAGGGGAAGATCCTTGCCCTGCTGGGGGAGAACGGCGCGGGCAAAAGCACATTGATGAACATCCTGTACGGATTGTACAAACCCGATGAGGGAAAGATAATCGTGCGCGGCAAAGAGGTGGAGATCAACGAACCGAACGACGCCATCGCCCAGGGCATCGGCATGGTGCATCAGCACTTTATGCTCGTGCCGGTGATGACCGTGACCGAGAATGTGATGCTCGGCGTGGAACCGGTGAGGAACGGCGTGTTCCTGGACAGGGAAAAGGTTGCGAAGCGGATCCAGGAGATATCAAACCAGTACGGTCTCGAAGTGGACCCTCACGCATACATCAAGGATTTGCCTGTGGGCATCCAACAGCGCGTGGAGATCATCAAGGTCCTTTACCGGGCAGCGGATATCCTCATCCTCGACGAGCCCACCGCCGTGCTCACGCCGCAGGAGGTGGAAGGTCTTTTCAAGATCATTCAAACGCTCATCAAGGCGGGTAAGTCCATCATTTTCATCACGCACAAGTTGAAGGAAGTCCTGGCGATAGCCGACGATATCACCGTTCTGCGATTGGGAACGGTGGCCGGTTCGATCAAGCCGCAGGATGCCACCTCCGAGGTCCTCGCCACCATGATGGTGGGCCGCGATGTGAGTTTGGTTGTACAAAAGGGACCCGCCAAACCCGCTGAACCTGTTCTGGTCGTCGAAAACCTGTATGTGCGCAACGAACGCCAGCATCTGACCGTACAGGGAGTTTCGTTCAACGTGCGCAAAGGCGAGGTATTGGGCGTGGCAGGGGTTCAGGGAAACGGTCAGACCGAACTCGTCTACGCTTTGACGGGCTTACTCCCGCTCGAGTCCGGGACGATCCGCCTGCTCGACGAACCGATCCACCACACCACACCGCGCAACATCTTGGAAAGAGGCGTGTCTCACATCCCCGAAGACCGTCAGCGCCATGGTTTGATCCTATCATTTCCCATCCACGATAACCTGATGTTATGCACCTATTACAAGAACCCGTTTGCAAAGGGCATCTCGCTCCAGCCAACCTCCATTTTCAACAACGCCGAGGAACTCGTGAAGCAGTTCGACGTGCGCACACCCAGCATTTATGTCAACGCAGGGACCCTCTCGGGAGGTAATCAGCAAAAGGTGATCGTGGCGCGCGAATTTTCCCGCCCCGTCGATTTGTTGATCGCCTCACAACCGACCCGTGGCCTGGATGTCGGTTCCATCGAGTACATCCACAAACAGATCATCAAGAAGCGCGACGATGGCTCCGGGGTCCTGCTCGTCTCTTCCGAGTTGGATGAGATTCTCGCCCTCTCCGACCGCATTGCCGTAATGTACAAAGGGCAAATCATGGATATCCTGGACGCGGGTAGCGCCAGCAGGGAGCAATTGGGTCTGCTCATGGCCGGTGTTCACCCCGCCGAAACCTCGAAGAATTAA